Proteins encoded within one genomic window of Lysinibacillus sphaericus:
- a CDS encoding M20 peptidase aminoacylase family protein: MKEALDRLRPRLMEIFTYLHAHPEISWKEVETTNYIVDLLTREGFSPQRFKNCTGLYVDIGKGNPKVGLRTDIDALWQEVDGEFRANHSCGHDGHMTMAIGALLLLKEQSQLLKGTVRVIFQPAEEKGTGALAVLKEGIIDDLDYLFGVHLRPVHELEDGTYCAALYHGASRLLEGEIIGEDAHAARPHLGVNAIEVGATIIEDLRTIHTDPMVPVSIKMTKFQAGGDSGNIIPGRAAFTIDIRAQRNDVMETLALGVKRVIDSSKILHKVQIELQTVANIVAAEVDTTAQYIMEQAIVKAAGLSNLRKPVHTPGGEDFHHYAVQRPHLKSTMLGLGCGLTPGLHHPKMKFKQARLVTGVEILTNAVLGALKLEP, from the coding sequence ATGAAAGAAGCATTGGATCGTTTGAGGCCAAGATTAATGGAGATTTTCACGTATTTACATGCACACCCAGAAATAAGCTGGAAAGAGGTAGAGACAACAAATTATATTGTTGATCTGTTGACGCGTGAAGGATTTTCCCCACAACGCTTTAAAAATTGTACAGGGCTTTATGTTGATATCGGCAAGGGAAATCCAAAAGTGGGCTTACGTACGGATATAGATGCATTATGGCAAGAAGTAGATGGTGAGTTTAGAGCGAATCATTCCTGTGGGCATGATGGTCATATGACAATGGCAATTGGTGCACTCTTACTTTTGAAAGAGCAATCTCAGTTATTAAAAGGAACAGTACGTGTTATTTTTCAGCCAGCTGAAGAAAAAGGAACGGGCGCACTAGCTGTTCTAAAAGAAGGTATTATTGATGATTTAGATTATTTATTTGGTGTCCATTTAAGACCTGTCCATGAGCTTGAAGATGGTACATACTGTGCAGCGTTGTATCACGGCGCATCCCGTTTACTTGAAGGGGAAATTATAGGTGAGGACGCCCATGCAGCAAGACCGCATCTTGGTGTTAATGCAATTGAAGTTGGGGCAACGATAATAGAGGATTTACGCACTATTCATACAGATCCAATGGTGCCTGTCTCTATTAAGATGACAAAATTTCAAGCTGGAGGAGATTCGGGCAATATTATTCCGGGAAGAGCTGCCTTTACAATTGATATCAGGGCACAACGTAACGATGTCATGGAGACACTCGCTTTAGGTGTCAAGCGTGTAATCGATTCTTCAAAAATATTGCATAAAGTGCAAATTGAATTACAGACAGTTGCTAATATTGTTGCTGCTGAGGTAGATACGACGGCTCAATATATTATGGAGCAAGCTATTGTAAAGGCTGCTGGCCTGTCTAATTTGCGTAAGCCTGTACATACCCCAGGAGGAGAGGATTTTCACCATTATGCGGTGCAACGTCCGCACTTAAAATCAACTATGCTTGGTCTAGGTTGCGGATTAACACCAGGGTTACATCATCCAAAAATGAAATTTAAACAGGCAAGACTTGTAACAGGAGTGGAAATTCTTACAAACGCTGTATTAGGAGCATTAAAACTAGAACCATAA
- a CDS encoding ABC transporter permease, with product MKIRYLLTATVVLSIVSLFIGVVNIKPSDLLDFGSEETRLFIISRVPRLVAILLAGAGMSIAGLIMQSLSRNKFVSPTTAGTLDATKLGVLISMMFFTNVTYFQKISFAFIFALAGTLLFMQILNRIKFKDAIFIPLIGLMFGNILSSITTFFAYKADIIQNITAWLQGDFSLIMKGRYELLYISVPVLILAYIYANRFTVAGMGEDFAKNLGLSYKFVVNLGLVLVALVTTTVVLTVGMIPFLGLIIPNIISLFKGDNLAKTLPHTALLGMSFLLLCDILGRVLIFPYEIPISMTVGVIGSAIFLFMLFRGRAYA from the coding sequence ATGAAAATAAGATATCTTTTAACAGCAACTGTTGTGTTGTCTATTGTGTCGCTATTTATTGGTGTAGTAAATATTAAACCAAGTGACTTATTAGACTTCGGTTCAGAAGAAACTAGACTATTTATTATTAGTCGTGTACCAAGACTTGTAGCAATTTTGCTAGCAGGTGCAGGTATGAGTATTGCTGGTTTAATTATGCAAAGCTTAAGTAGGAATAAGTTCGTGTCACCAACTACAGCAGGAACTTTAGATGCTACGAAATTAGGTGTCCTAATTTCAATGATGTTTTTTACAAATGTCACGTACTTCCAAAAAATTTCCTTCGCTTTCATATTTGCTTTAGCCGGCACATTATTGTTTATGCAAATATTAAATCGAATAAAGTTTAAAGATGCGATTTTTATACCGCTTATTGGCTTAATGTTCGGAAATATTCTTTCGTCGATTACGACATTCTTTGCGTATAAGGCAGATATAATTCAAAACATTACTGCATGGTTACAAGGAGATTTCTCTTTAATAATGAAAGGTCGTTATGAGCTTTTATACATAAGTGTACCTGTTCTAATTTTAGCTTACATTTATGCGAATCGTTTCACAGTGGCTGGAATGGGTGAAGATTTTGCAAAAAATCTTGGTCTTTCCTATAAATTCGTTGTGAATTTAGGTCTAGTGTTAGTAGCACTCGTAACAACTACGGTGGTATTAACTGTTGGTATGATTCCTTTCCTTGGATTAATTATTCCAAATATCATATCGCTATTCAAAGGGGATAACCTTGCAAAGACATTACCACATACAGCATTACTCGGAATGTCATTCCTATTATTATGTGATATTTTAGGACGCGTCTTGATTTTCCCTTACGAAATTCCGATTAGTATGACGGTCGGCGTCATCGGAAGTGCCATCTTCCTATTTATGTTGTTTAGGGGGAGAGCATATGCGTAA
- a CDS encoding GNAT family N-acetyltransferase: MLKNVVIKKMMTPAEIAEVQYLNAEIWGSQAIPSHQMLAAVQNGGLLLGAFLESRLIGFNYCFVGYLDEKMYLHSHMIGVEKTYREQGVGELLKHAQQEYARENGFQLVRWLIDPLEARLANLSFLKLSAFSDQYEVDYYGPLQDDFNDGLPSDRIAVEWWIERNHADDSLDELEEVAEQITSWTLTVDGLPVLDKEGEFDSKQQFYKDAYLVPIPQHLQKMKIESPKLAEDWRYKMRTILTTFFEQEYAIVRVKKHKEYVHFYLLVRRSLLAL, translated from the coding sequence ATGTTAAAAAACGTTGTTATTAAAAAAATGATGACACCTGCGGAGATTGCTGAGGTGCAATACTTAAATGCTGAAATTTGGGGGAGTCAAGCAATTCCATCGCATCAAATGTTAGCGGCTGTACAAAACGGTGGATTATTGCTTGGTGCTTTTCTTGAAAGTCGGCTAATTGGTTTTAATTACTGCTTTGTAGGCTATTTGGACGAAAAAATGTATTTACACTCACACATGATTGGTGTTGAAAAAACATATCGTGAACAAGGTGTAGGAGAACTATTGAAGCATGCTCAACAAGAGTATGCACGAGAGAATGGATTTCAACTAGTTCGTTGGTTAATTGATCCATTAGAAGCGCGCTTAGCAAATTTATCGTTTTTAAAGCTTAGTGCTTTTAGTGATCAGTATGAGGTAGATTATTACGGGCCACTACAAGACGATTTTAATGATGGACTACCTTCGGACAGGATTGCAGTCGAATGGTGGATTGAGCGCAATCATGCAGACGATAGTTTAGATGAGCTAGAAGAAGTGGCAGAACAAATAACATCGTGGACGTTGACAGTCGACGGATTGCCTGTGCTCGATAAAGAGGGTGAATTCGATAGTAAGCAACAATTTTATAAGGATGCTTATTTAGTACCAATCCCACAGCATCTGCAAAAGATGAAAATAGAGAGTCCTAAATTAGCAGAAGATTGGCGTTATAAGATGCGTACCATTTTAACAACCTTTTTTGAGCAAGAATATGCAATCGTTCGTGTGAAAAAGCATAAAGAATATGTTCATTTTTATCTGTTGGTCAGACGCTCTTTATTGGCTTTATAA
- the hflX gene encoding GTPase HflX has translation MDKLKEVDVLLEKAILVGVNLRNDKHFEYSMEELTNLAEALNVEVVGIVTQNLERVTPSHYVGTGKIEEIKSFYEEAQANLVIFNDELSPSQIRNLERDLETKVIDRTMLILDIFGRRAKTREAQMQVELAQLQYMLPRLVGLHASLSRQGGGTGGGFKNRGAGETKLELDRRKIEDQISKIKKELEQVKEQRETQRKQRRKNAVPVVSIVGYTNAGKSTIMNQLLAKIGQEDHKQVFEKDMLFATLETSVRYIELHDKKSFLLTDTVGFVSKLPHHLVKAFRSTLEEARDADLLLHVVDVSNAEHGFMMDVTNETLKAVGVEGIPTIYVYNKADLANVPYPVISGDNIWISAKQGNGLDELLQIIRQHIFSDYVTCKMLIPYEQGNIVSYLNENATIYETAYEEAGTLLKLEVKEADYAKYQHFVVK, from the coding sequence ATGGATAAATTGAAAGAAGTAGATGTATTGTTAGAAAAGGCCATATTAGTTGGTGTTAATTTACGTAATGATAAGCATTTTGAGTATTCGATGGAGGAGCTTACAAATTTAGCTGAAGCTTTAAATGTGGAAGTGGTAGGTATCGTCACGCAAAATTTAGAGCGAGTCACACCATCTCATTATGTCGGGACAGGTAAAATCGAAGAGATAAAAAGTTTTTATGAAGAAGCACAAGCTAATCTTGTGATTTTTAATGATGAATTATCACCTTCACAAATCCGTAATTTAGAGCGCGATTTAGAGACGAAAGTCATTGATCGGACGATGTTAATTTTAGATATTTTTGGACGCCGTGCCAAAACACGTGAAGCACAAATGCAAGTTGAGCTGGCGCAACTTCAATATATGCTTCCACGTTTAGTCGGTTTACATGCTTCCCTAAGCCGACAAGGTGGTGGTACTGGTGGCGGTTTTAAAAACCGTGGAGCAGGTGAGACCAAACTTGAGTTAGATCGACGAAAAATTGAAGATCAAATTTCTAAAATAAAAAAAGAACTCGAGCAAGTAAAGGAGCAACGAGAAACCCAACGAAAACAAAGAAGAAAAAATGCTGTACCTGTTGTATCCATTGTGGGCTATACGAATGCTGGCAAATCAACGATTATGAACCAGCTCCTTGCTAAAATTGGACAAGAGGATCATAAACAAGTATTTGAGAAGGATATGCTATTTGCTACACTCGAAACGTCTGTCCGTTATATTGAATTACACGATAAGAAATCTTTTTTATTAACAGATACAGTTGGCTTTGTTAGTAAGTTACCGCATCATCTAGTAAAAGCGTTTCGTTCTACATTAGAAGAAGCGCGGGATGCAGATTTATTGCTCCACGTTGTGGATGTTTCAAATGCAGAACATGGCTTTATGATGGATGTTACAAATGAAACGTTAAAGGCGGTTGGAGTGGAAGGAATCCCTACTATTTATGTATATAATAAAGCGGACTTAGCAAATGTGCCGTACCCTGTTATCAGTGGGGACAATATTTGGATTTCTGCTAAGCAAGGCAATGGTTTAGATGAACTTTTACAAATTATACGTCAGCATATTTTTTCCGATTATGTAACTTGTAAAATGCTTATTCCATATGAGCAAGGAAATATTGTTTCTTATTTAAATGAAAATGCGACGATTTATGAAACGGCATATGAAGAAGCGGGCACATTATTAAAGCTTGAAGTAAAAGAAGCCGATTATGCAAAATATCAACATTTTGTTGTTAAATAA
- a CDS encoding YkvI family membrane protein encodes MKKSLQIGGAYVGIIVGAGFASGQEIIQYFTSYGNKGILGALLATLWFAFVGMCTAQISSRLQTTSHKDLIYQISGNTIGFLMDFVLSLFLFGVSVIMFAGAGATFEQMFGLPVWLGSICMIALTMMTVMMNVKSIINIIAIATPYLLAVVTIIAVYSIATMDLSFAEQATIAEQQLQTSSKSWWVTALLYMSFNIGVCFSLLTVMCGAIRNERIAGMGGIIGGLLLGALILLIHFSLLAKMNVIVGLDIPMLALANEIHPIVGLLMSFSLLGMIYNTAVGMFYSFTVRFFKPTKPSFKVAVIFMGGLGFLASLVGFTTLVSKLYAVMGYVGFILVGSIIFAWLRGIRRVV; translated from the coding sequence TTGAAAAAGAGCTTACAAATCGGCGGTGCTTATGTAGGAATTATCGTCGGTGCGGGGTTTGCATCAGGACAAGAAATCATTCAGTATTTCACGAGTTATGGCAATAAGGGGATTTTAGGTGCTCTTTTAGCGACACTATGGTTTGCCTTTGTGGGAATGTGTACAGCACAAATTAGTTCGAGGTTGCAGACAACGTCCCATAAGGATTTGATTTATCAAATTTCAGGTAATACGATTGGTTTTTTAATGGACTTTGTTCTATCGCTATTTTTGTTTGGTGTATCAGTTATTATGTTTGCTGGTGCTGGCGCTACGTTTGAGCAAATGTTTGGACTACCCGTATGGCTGGGGAGCATTTGTATGATTGCCCTCACCATGATGACAGTAATGATGAATGTAAAAAGCATTATTAATATTATTGCAATTGCAACGCCTTATTTATTAGCTGTTGTTACGATTATTGCAGTCTATTCAATAGCTACGATGGATTTATCGTTTGCGGAGCAAGCAACAATAGCAGAACAGCAATTACAAACATCCTCTAAAAGCTGGTGGGTAACGGCGTTGCTGTATATGTCTTTTAATATCGGCGTATGCTTCTCCCTCCTTACAGTGATGTGTGGCGCAATCCGTAATGAACGAATTGCAGGTATGGGTGGCATTATTGGGGGACTGTTGTTAGGCGCGCTCATTCTACTTATTCATTTTTCTCTTCTAGCTAAAATGAACGTTATTGTCGGGTTGGATATTCCAATGTTAGCATTGGCGAATGAAATTCATCCAATCGTAGGTTTATTAATGTCATTTTCATTATTAGGGATGATTTACAATACGGCGGTAGGGATGTTTTATTCGTTTACGGTACGATTTTTTAAACCAACAAAGCCTAGCTTTAAAGTTGCTGTAATTTTTATGGGTGGTTTAGGATTTTTGGCAAGCTTAGTGGGCTTTACGACACTTGTATCAAAATTATATGCAGTGATGGGCTATGTAGGATTTATTTTGGTGGGGTCTATTATTTTTGCGTGGTTACGAGGCATAAGACGAGTAGTGTAA
- a CDS encoding peptide MFS transporter, with product MSTKDEIVKSVPQNGFVGHPKGLFTLFFTEFWERFSYYGMRAILIFFMYYELNEGGLGLDRGTANSIMAIYGSLVYMSGIIGGWIADRLLGTRKTIFYGGVLIMIGHFLLAFPGGVTMLFASMAFIVIGTGLLKPNVSSIVGDIYAETDSRRDAGFSIFYMGINMGAFIAPFIVGTIGQKYSFHLGFSLAAVGMLIGLIVFKVTEKKYLGLAGLQVNNPLKPEERKKVFTQIAIVALVILVLGGIGIKTGVLTMNVFSLLITILGVLIPTAFFIYMYRSEKTTKDEKSRLLAYIPLFLAAVMFWAIQEQGATILATYADERTQLNLGGFQLESSWFQSLNPLFVITLSPLFAMLWLKWGDKQPSTPRKFSYSLFFAGLSFLVMMIPAHLSGGQALVSPLWLVLSFFLVVVGELLLSPVGLSATTKLAPQAFAAQTMSLWFLTSAAAQAINAQLVKVYEVVSEFTYFGFLGSLSILIGILLLVLSPIISKAMRGIN from the coding sequence ATGTCTACTAAAGATGAAATTGTAAAATCCGTCCCTCAAAATGGTTTTGTCGGACACCCTAAGGGGCTCTTTACATTATTTTTCACAGAATTTTGGGAACGTTTTTCATACTACGGGATGCGAGCGATTCTAATTTTCTTCATGTATTATGAATTAAATGAAGGTGGATTAGGTCTTGATCGCGGTACAGCGAACTCCATTATGGCCATATATGGTTCCCTTGTTTATATGTCGGGTATTATTGGTGGCTGGATAGCCGATCGACTTTTAGGTACACGTAAAACGATTTTTTATGGTGGCGTATTAATTATGATTGGTCACTTCCTGCTAGCATTCCCTGGCGGTGTGACAATGTTATTTGCGTCGATGGCGTTTATTGTTATCGGTACTGGTTTATTAAAACCGAATGTCTCAAGTATTGTAGGGGATATTTATGCTGAAACAGATAGTCGTCGTGATGCAGGATTCTCGATTTTCTATATGGGCATTAATATGGGTGCATTCATTGCGCCGTTTATTGTCGGAACAATTGGACAAAAGTATAGCTTCCATTTAGGCTTTAGTTTAGCAGCCGTTGGTATGTTAATTGGTTTAATTGTTTTTAAAGTAACAGAGAAAAAATATCTAGGATTAGCGGGCTTACAAGTAAATAACCCGTTAAAACCAGAAGAACGTAAAAAAGTCTTTACACAAATTGCTATTGTAGCGCTAGTTATTCTTGTCTTAGGTGGTATCGGCATTAAAACTGGTGTACTAACAATGAATGTCTTTAGTTTACTTATTACTATACTTGGTGTACTTATTCCAACAGCTTTCTTTATTTATATGTACCGCAGTGAGAAAACAACGAAAGATGAGAAATCTCGTCTTCTGGCATACATTCCGCTGTTTTTAGCGGCAGTTATGTTTTGGGCTATTCAAGAGCAAGGTGCAACAATCCTTGCGACGTATGCAGATGAGCGTACACAATTAAATCTTGGTGGCTTCCAGTTGGAATCATCTTGGTTCCAATCATTAAATCCTTTATTTGTTATTACATTATCACCACTATTTGCGATGTTATGGCTAAAATGGGGCGATAAGCAACCATCCACACCACGTAAATTTTCTTATTCACTATTTTTTGCAGGACTATCATTTTTAGTGATGATGATTCCAGCACATCTATCTGGTGGACAAGCTTTAGTTAGTCCGTTGTGGTTAGTATTATCATTCTTTTTAGTAGTAGTTGGGGAATTATTATTATCTCCTGTAGGTCTGTCTGCAACAACGAAATTAGCTCCACAAGCTTTTGCTGCACAAACAATGTCACTGTGGTTTTTAACTAGTGCTGCGGCTCAAGCAATTAACGCTCAACTTGTTAAGGTATATGAGGTTGTAAGTGAATTCACATATTTCGGATTTTTAGGATCATTGTCAATTCTTATTGGCATACTCTTATTAGTACTTTCACCGATTATTTCTAAAGCGATGCGAGGCATTAATTAG
- the putP gene encoding sodium/proline symporter PutP yields the protein MSDNTYQLIAIIIYMIVMLGIGWYAFVKTSNLTDYMLGGRSLGPAVTALSAGAADMSGWLLMGLPGAIYASGLVEAWIAIGLTIGAYLNWMFVAPRLRVYTQVSNDSITIPSYLDNRLRDHTRLIRIASGLIILLFFTFYVSSGMVAGGKFFDSSFGYEYHTGLLIVSGVVVAYTLFGGFLAVSYTDFLQGLIMFLALITVPLFGLFLTGGLSETVESIKTVNPEHLSLLPASATAAAIISSLAWGLGYFGQPHIIVRFMAISSVKETKQARRIGIGWMILSLIGALATALVGVAYYQQNAGELKDAETVFIVLGQILFHPFIAGIMLAAILAAIMSTISSQLIVTSSALVEDIYKALFNKTANDKHYVFIGRMAVLVVAVIAALLAWNPENSILNLVGFAWAGFGAAFGPIILLSLYWKKLTNYGALSGMVTGAATAFIWGKIKLLSTTLYEIVPGFLVCLIVAVVVSMVTYKRNAEIEEEFDRTETLLKKERG from the coding sequence ATGTCAGATAATACTTATCAGCTAATCGCTATTATCATTTATATGATTGTCATGCTCGGAATCGGGTGGTATGCATTCGTTAAAACTTCAAATTTAACAGATTATATGCTAGGTGGTCGATCCTTAGGGCCTGCTGTTACAGCGTTGAGTGCAGGTGCGGCAGATATGTCAGGTTGGCTTTTAATGGGGCTTCCGGGGGCAATTTATGCTTCAGGACTTGTTGAAGCATGGATCGCCATCGGGTTAACAATAGGAGCTTATTTGAATTGGATGTTTGTCGCACCAAGATTACGGGTTTATACGCAAGTTTCAAATGACTCAATTACAATACCGAGTTATTTAGATAATCGCTTACGTGATCATACAAGATTAATCAGAATTGCTTCAGGACTCATTATTCTATTGTTTTTCACATTCTATGTTTCCTCAGGTATGGTAGCTGGCGGTAAGTTTTTTGACAGCTCATTTGGCTACGAATATCATACAGGTTTATTGATTGTATCAGGCGTAGTTGTTGCTTATACATTGTTTGGTGGTTTCCTAGCGGTGAGTTATACGGACTTTTTACAAGGTCTTATTATGTTTTTAGCACTGATTACCGTACCTTTATTTGGGCTATTTTTAACGGGTGGTCTTAGTGAAACAGTAGAATCCATTAAAACGGTAAACCCAGAACATTTAAGTTTATTACCAGCATCAGCGACAGCTGCAGCGATTATTTCATCGCTTGCATGGGGGTTAGGATACTTTGGGCAACCACATATAATCGTGCGTTTTATGGCGATTAGTTCTGTAAAGGAAACGAAACAGGCTCGTCGCATCGGTATTGGTTGGATGATTTTAAGTCTTATTGGTGCCCTTGCAACTGCATTAGTAGGTGTAGCGTACTATCAACAAAATGCAGGGGAATTAAAAGACGCTGAAACGGTCTTTATTGTACTTGGTCAAATTTTATTCCATCCATTTATCGCGGGTATTATGTTGGCTGCTATTCTAGCTGCAATTATGAGTACCATTTCATCGCAATTAATTGTCACTTCTTCAGCTCTCGTTGAAGATATTTACAAGGCGTTATTTAATAAAACAGCAAACGATAAACATTATGTGTTTATTGGGCGTATGGCAGTTTTAGTAGTAGCCGTAATTGCAGCATTATTAGCTTGGAACCCTGAAAATTCCATTTTAAATTTAGTAGGGTTTGCTTGGGCTGGCTTCGGGGCTGCGTTCGGTCCAATTATTTTACTATCATTATATTGGAAGAAATTGACGAATTATGGAGCGCTCAGTGGAATGGTGACGGGTGCGGCAACAGCCTTTATATGGGGTAAAATAAAGCTGCTTTCAACTACTTTATACGAAATCGTGCCAGGATTCCTTGTTTGTTTAATAGTAGCCGTTGTTGTAAGTATGGTGACTTATAAGAGAAATGCAGAAATCGAGGAAGAATTCGATCGTACTGAAACATTGTTAAAAAAAGAGCGAGGATAA
- a CDS encoding class I SAM-dependent methyltransferase, producing MTFEEMKTLLLDQISQQQLVAATISQPRMKSNEIKRIKLKPIMLKEAYHIQIEYQYERILKHENVLLADFPPKLELFFADFRQAHIDFKEEKVHVQLSKKNKVLWKSDKAATPKQVNLSHNRKKNYLLDESTPYPFLIRLGVQSEEGKVKKQKYDKFKQINRFIEFIDDALAYLPKNRQVRILDFGSGKSYLTFALYHYLKIEKGLDIRVTGLDLKKEVIVECSRIAQDLGYEQLEFLVGDINDYNDESNVDMVVTLHACDVATDMALSRAVKWSASVILSVPCCQHELNRQLDTPALDVMLQHGLVRERFAALATDSIRAEILSLVGYEAQLLEFIDMENTPKNILIRAYYTGKKPSAQQRAKYDAFVTLLNAQPFLANELTSYL from the coding sequence ATGACATTTGAAGAAATGAAAACACTGCTTCTAGACCAAATTTCCCAACAACAACTCGTTGCGGCTACAATTAGTCAACCACGAATGAAATCTAATGAAATAAAGCGTATAAAACTAAAGCCCATCATGTTGAAAGAAGCTTATCATATACAAATTGAATACCAATATGAGCGTATTTTAAAACATGAGAATGTCCTATTAGCCGATTTCCCGCCTAAACTTGAACTATTCTTTGCTGACTTCCGTCAAGCACATATCGACTTTAAAGAAGAAAAAGTACACGTGCAACTATCGAAAAAAAATAAAGTTTTATGGAAATCAGATAAAGCCGCTACTCCGAAGCAAGTAAACTTATCACATAATCGTAAGAAAAACTATTTACTTGATGAGTCCACGCCTTATCCTTTTTTAATTCGTTTAGGTGTACAAAGCGAAGAAGGAAAAGTAAAAAAACAAAAATACGATAAATTCAAGCAAATTAATCGCTTCATTGAATTTATCGACGATGCCTTAGCCTATTTACCCAAAAATCGCCAAGTCCGTATTTTAGATTTTGGTTCAGGAAAATCCTATTTGACGTTTGCCTTGTATCATTACTTAAAAATTGAAAAAGGGTTGGATATTCGCGTTACTGGCTTAGATTTAAAAAAAGAGGTAATCGTGGAATGCTCTCGTATTGCACAAGATTTAGGCTACGAGCAACTTGAATTTTTAGTTGGGGATATTAATGATTATAACGATGAATCGAATGTAGACATGGTCGTAACTCTACACGCGTGTGATGTTGCAACAGATATGGCATTATCACGCGCAGTGAAATGGAGCGCAAGTGTCATATTAAGTGTCCCTTGTTGTCAACATGAGCTAAACCGTCAACTTGATACACCGGCACTCGATGTCATGTTACAGCATGGCCTTGTCCGCGAACGTTTTGCAGCTCTCGCGACTGATTCCATTCGCGCTGAGATTTTATCACTTGTTGGTTATGAAGCACAGTTGTTGGAATTTATTGATATGGAGAACACACCAAAAAACATTCTAATTCGCGCTTATTATACTGGCAAAAAGCCGAGCGCACAACAACGCGCTAAGTATGATGCCTTTGTAACCCTGTTGAATGCACAGCCATTTTTAGCAAATGAATTAACATCTTATTTGTAA
- the menC gene encoding o-succinylbenzoate synthase yields MRIEEITIRHLKMPMKAPFTTSFGTVAEKELLLLEVKDASGTIGWGETVAFVAPWYTEETLKTTWHMLEDFLMPALLHKDIAHPDEVSALFATIRRNGMAKASIEGAVWDIYAQQTKQSLAHALGGSKDLIDVGISVGIQSSTDKLLELIKVYEEKGYKRVKVKIKPGYDVEVIRAIRAAFPNLPLMADANSAYTLNDIEVLQQLDAFNLLMIEQPLAADDIIDHAKLQKQLKTPICLDESITSLEDARKAIELGSCGVINIKIGRVGGITEAKKIHDYCQQHAIPVWCGGMLEAGIGRAHNIALTALSNFVLPGDTAGSSHYWYEDIVTPEIVVEDGHIRVPQSIGIGYQPNLEIIDKLTISKKVYKG; encoded by the coding sequence GTGAGAATAGAAGAGATTACAATTAGACATTTAAAAATGCCAATGAAAGCACCGTTCACAACGAGCTTTGGTACTGTTGCTGAAAAAGAGCTATTGCTTTTAGAGGTGAAGGATGCAAGTGGCACGATTGGATGGGGAGAGACAGTTGCTTTTGTAGCACCGTGGTATACAGAGGAAACACTAAAAACGACGTGGCATATGTTAGAGGACTTTTTAATGCCCGCTTTGCTACATAAAGACATTGCACATCCGGATGAGGTTAGTGCCTTGTTCGCCACTATTCGGCGTAATGGTATGGCTAAAGCCTCGATTGAAGGTGCAGTGTGGGACATTTATGCTCAGCAAACAAAGCAATCTCTTGCACATGCATTAGGTGGAAGCAAGGACCTTATTGATGTAGGCATTAGTGTAGGTATTCAATCTAGTACGGATAAGCTATTAGAGCTAATAAAGGTCTATGAGGAAAAAGGCTATAAACGGGTAAAAGTAAAAATAAAACCGGGCTACGATGTCGAAGTCATTCGTGCTATTCGTGCTGCATTTCCTAATCTGCCTTTAATGGCGGATGCAAACTCAGCGTATACATTAAATGACATTGAAGTGTTACAACAGTTGGATGCATTTAATCTGCTAATGATTGAGCAACCACTTGCAGCAGACGATATTATCGACCATGCCAAGCTTCAAAAACAGTTGAAAACACCAATCTGCTTAGATGAAAGCATTACATCATTAGAGGATGCAAGGAAAGCAATTGAGCTAGGTAGCTGCGGTGTAATTAATATTAAAATTGGACGTGTAGGCGGCATAACAGAAGCCAAAAAAATACATGACTATTGCCAACAACATGCTATTCCTGTTTGGTGTGGGGGCATGTTAGAAGCGGGAATCGGACGAGCACATAATATCGCTTTAACAGCGCTTTCTAATTTTGTTCTACCGGGTGATACCGCAGGTTCTAGCCATTATTGGTACGAGGATATTGTAACACCCGAAATCGTAGTGGAAGATGGGCATATTCGTGTGCCACAGAGCATCGGAATTGGCTATCAGCCGAATTTAGAAATTATTGATAAATTAACAATTAGCAAAAAAGTCTATAAAGGGTAA